Proteins from one Gimesia maris genomic window:
- a CDS encoding tetratricopeptide repeat protein yields MYNPDSADYVIMARGLINDFEYRQIYSPEEPYFTLRPPGLSLLLIPAALIAPYDVIMAKVTVLITAVCMLVLFYGLMCRLEISIAESSLEQTDRIHWPQLLLTFIFATNPYVLLYSTLMMSEVPFIACTLAILYLIARDSEMISKRNLFLLTCLLMFLPLLRTIGISLVVALGIWSVTNRKRWPCLISVFCSLAVTGAWMIRNSAHQSVSYSSVLANEFEKVGVLGMLVSMVNRVLAHFVGLCQKLFPGMPGEFPEYERLVLNENYVLPGSQLLYLLASLILISLAVYGMLKRWDRGGAVSFYYLLLTFMMLAVWPWLQLRFTLPLIPVLLAFLPSGMKALGSSAKPFAVQGKRVLAGALVFGCVIMGITQIRTDLRLIYANQKMISMGESFYETEFPGANFSNFVAAGNWIQKNSEPTDRVMTRRADAAISAHRYQQAAYLEKLSIEQLHQQIQSFSAKYLVCYSRNYVGAFKWYLLDSDPVYRLTPVYSQRGVMVIEVQPNYEGTVRHQYWRAEESMEIARRAYEKNPDQLSCQIGYLEQLQAVQKFDEAIQLIQELQKKQIEDIRVVCLLGWSYVGVKEYESALVEFKRASLMPNSKLHRNNIQRGYDHAQNMLKQKAGPDEIEEENGPAKMLLIAENYWRLARYEHAMKYVQKVLDSQDATKQDRDTARVLEARLHLLNGHPEQALAALKNISDPENEATVTLQTLIEQEQYFNKFFKGQSRSEEFQNQQLDSETRDSILKLAAIYESEGVPGKALRLLERAHALDPDQVEIRKQLAKYQLFYNMLSQAEENYLVLQQQSPDDQDVQDSLSKIEQLKITPRF; encoded by the coding sequence ATGTATAATCCCGATAGTGCTGACTACGTGATTATGGCCCGGGGACTGATCAATGATTTTGAATACCGGCAAATATACTCCCCGGAAGAGCCTTACTTTACGTTACGCCCACCCGGGCTGTCACTCCTCCTGATTCCCGCTGCTTTAATTGCGCCTTACGATGTGATTATGGCAAAAGTAACCGTATTGATTACCGCTGTCTGTATGCTCGTTTTGTTCTACGGGCTGATGTGCCGATTGGAAATCTCGATTGCAGAATCGTCTCTCGAACAGACAGATCGCATCCATTGGCCTCAACTTCTGCTTACGTTCATCTTTGCTACGAATCCGTATGTACTGCTGTATTCCACGCTGATGATGTCCGAAGTACCATTTATCGCGTGTACCCTGGCGATTTTATACCTGATTGCCCGTGATTCTGAGATGATATCAAAGCGAAATCTGTTTCTGCTCACATGCCTGCTGATGTTTCTGCCGTTACTCAGGACCATTGGCATCAGTCTGGTGGTAGCGCTGGGGATCTGGTCCGTCACCAACCGCAAACGCTGGCCCTGTCTAATCAGTGTATTCTGTTCCCTGGCAGTAACAGGGGCCTGGATGATCCGCAACAGTGCCCATCAATCAGTAAGTTATTCCTCCGTGTTGGCCAATGAATTCGAAAAGGTTGGAGTCCTGGGAATGCTGGTAAGCATGGTCAATCGTGTATTGGCTCACTTCGTGGGACTATGTCAGAAATTATTCCCCGGAATGCCAGGAGAATTTCCGGAATACGAACGTCTGGTATTGAATGAGAACTATGTACTTCCGGGTTCACAGTTATTGTATTTACTGGCGAGTCTGATTCTCATTTCTCTAGCTGTGTATGGAATGTTGAAGAGATGGGACAGAGGGGGGGCAGTCAGTTTTTACTATCTGCTGCTTACTTTCATGATGCTTGCGGTCTGGCCGTGGTTACAGTTGCGGTTTACATTACCTCTAATACCTGTTCTCCTGGCATTCCTGCCATCTGGAATGAAGGCATTGGGATCCAGTGCAAAACCGTTCGCTGTTCAAGGAAAACGAGTACTGGCTGGGGCTCTGGTTTTTGGGTGTGTCATTATGGGAATTACACAGATCAGAACTGATCTGAGGCTGATTTATGCGAATCAGAAAATGATATCAATGGGTGAGTCGTTTTATGAGACGGAGTTCCCCGGGGCCAATTTTTCTAATTTCGTGGCAGCCGGTAACTGGATTCAGAAAAATTCAGAACCGACCGACCGGGTTATGACCAGACGAGCTGATGCAGCTATCAGTGCACATCGCTATCAGCAGGCAGCGTATCTGGAGAAGTTGAGTATAGAACAGCTTCATCAGCAGATTCAATCTTTCTCAGCGAAATACCTCGTGTGTTATAGCCGAAACTACGTCGGCGCATTTAAATGGTATTTACTTGATTCTGATCCGGTTTATCGGCTGACCCCCGTTTATTCACAGCGGGGGGTGATGGTGATAGAAGTGCAGCCAAATTATGAAGGAACAGTCCGTCATCAATACTGGCGTGCAGAGGAATCAATGGAAATTGCCCGACGGGCATATGAGAAAAACCCCGATCAACTCTCCTGCCAGATCGGTTATCTTGAACAATTACAGGCGGTGCAGAAATTTGATGAAGCAATCCAACTGATTCAGGAACTTCAGAAAAAACAGATTGAGGATATCCGTGTTGTTTGCCTGCTGGGTTGGTCCTATGTTGGGGTGAAGGAGTACGAATCGGCATTGGTAGAATTTAAAAGAGCTTCGTTAATGCCTAATTCAAAACTGCATCGAAACAATATCCAGCGGGGCTATGACCATGCTCAGAATATGTTGAAACAGAAAGCCGGTCCAGATGAAATAGAGGAAGAGAATGGGCCCGCGAAAATGCTTCTGATCGCTGAGAATTACTGGAGACTGGCGCGTTATGAGCATGCGATGAAATATGTGCAGAAAGTGCTTGATTCGCAGGACGCAACGAAACAGGACAGGGATACTGCTCGTGTATTAGAGGCACGCCTGCATTTGCTGAATGGTCATCCTGAACAGGCTCTGGCAGCGTTAAAAAACATCAGTGATCCCGAAAATGAAGCGACAGTGACTTTGCAGACACTGATTGAACAGGAACAGTATTTCAACAAATTCTTTAAAGGGCAGAGCAGGTCAGAAGAGTTTCAGAATCAACAGCTGGATTCTGAAACTCGAGATTCCATACTGAAACTGGCCGCAATATATGAATCAGAGGGAGTTCCCGGGAAGGCGCTCAGGCTGCTGGAACGAGCACATGCACTGGATCCAGACCAGGTAGAAATCCGAAAGCAACTCGCAAAATATCAGTTGTTCTATAATATGCTATCCCAGGCAGAAGAGAACTATCTGGTCCTGCAGCAACAGTCTCCCGATGATCAGGATGTCCAGGACAGCCTCAGTAAAATCGAGCAGCTCAAAATTACTCCACGTTTCTGA
- a CDS encoding YybH family protein: MMRQMKLLLLCLFWGGVTVSAAETDSDTPTPSADETAVRAAIDSYKTAFDKGDAKAVAAHWTSTGEFVTPGGETLTGHDALEKSFTEYFKATPNVKIELDSVGIQFISPGVAIEEGVARVVAPEQEPDVTEYTAVHVKTPAGWKLDSVKETKVIVPQTHYEQLKSLEWMIGTWVDTSDDSTIETVCRWTKNKNFITRSFKVHIEDRVEMEGTQVIGWDPDKQTIRSWLFDSEGGFGVGMWTQKENQWTIRTLQVLANGEKASGINIITKVDDNTFKFRSLGREVDGVLLPGVEEITVVRQP; encoded by the coding sequence ATGATGCGTCAAATGAAATTACTGTTGCTGTGTTTGTTCTGGGGAGGTGTGACAGTTTCTGCTGCAGAGACTGATTCCGATACTCCCACTCCCTCTGCAGACGAGACTGCGGTTCGCGCAGCCATTGATTCTTACAAAACCGCCTTTGACAAAGGGGATGCCAAAGCTGTTGCCGCTCACTGGACTTCTACTGGCGAATTTGTGACTCCAGGAGGCGAAACTTTAACCGGACATGATGCCCTGGAAAAAAGCTTTACTGAGTATTTCAAAGCAACTCCCAATGTAAAGATTGAGCTGGATAGTGTAGGAATTCAGTTTATTTCTCCCGGTGTTGCCATTGAGGAAGGGGTTGCCCGCGTCGTGGCTCCAGAGCAGGAACCGGATGTAACAGAATACACGGCGGTGCATGTGAAAACCCCTGCAGGATGGAAGCTGGATAGTGTCAAAGAAACGAAAGTCATTGTACCTCAAACACATTATGAACAGCTGAAGTCCCTGGAGTGGATGATTGGTACGTGGGTTGATACCAGCGATGACTCGACAATAGAAACCGTCTGCCGCTGGACGAAAAACAAAAATTTCATCACGCGTTCATTCAAAGTCCATATTGAAGATCGAGTGGAGATGGAAGGAACCCAGGTCATTGGCTGGGATCCGGATAAACAGACGATTCGTTCCTGGTTATTCGATTCAGAAGGTGGTTTCGGGGTTGGCATGTGGACACAAAAGGAAAACCAGTGGACGATACGCACACTGCAGGTACTGGCAAACGGTGAAAAAGCCTCTGGAATCAATATTATAACTAAGGTGGATGATAATACGTTTAAATTCCGTTCCCTCGGGCGTGAAGTCGATGGGGTCCTGCTTCCCGGAGTCGAAGAAATTACTGTGGTGCGTCAGCCGTAA